Below is a window of Chloroflexota bacterium DNA.
GTGTTCATCCTTGGTCCTCAGGCAGCCACGGCAATATGCATGGCCTGCTGGCGGTCGCCAACGAGGCGGCCGTCGCGCATGGTAAGCACCCGGCGCGCGTAGGCGGCGATGTCGGCCTCGTGCGTGACCATGACGATGGTCAGGCCCTGCTCGCGGTTGAGCCGCTGCAGAATCGTCATGATCTCGGCGCTGGTCGTCGTGTCCAGCGCGCCGGTGGGCTCGTCGGCCAGCACGACGGCGGGGCTGCCGGACAGCGCGCGCGCGATGGCCACGCGCTGCTGCTGGCCGCCGCTCAATTCGCTGGGGCGGTGGTCGACCCGCTCGGCCATGCCGACAATTTCGAGGGCTGTGCGGGCGCGCTCGCGCCGTTCGCGGCGCGGCACGCCGCGATAGATCAGCGGCATCTCGACGTTCTGCGCGGCGCTCTGGCGCGGCAGCAGGTTGTACTGCTGAAACACAAAGCCGAGTTTACGCGCGCGCACCGACGACAGCGCATTCCCGTCCAACTGCGCGACCTCTTCGCCGTCCAGCATGAAACTGCCGCTGGTCGGCGTGTCGAGGCAGCCCAGCAGGTTCATCAGTGTGCTCTTGCCGCTGCCGCTCGGGCCCATGATGGCGACGAACTCGCCGCGCGCAATCTCGAACGAAACCCCTCGCAGCGCGGGCACCTCAACGCTGCCCATATGATACGTCTTGGTCAGTTCGGTGACCGCAATCATGCTGTCCATAGCCCGCTTAGCCTCCGCCGAACGGACTGGCCGGGCGCGTCACATTGCCGGGCAGAGCCAGGATGCGCATGCCCTCGCTCAGGCCGCTGATAATTTCCGTGTGCGCGCCATCGCTGATCCCGGTCTCGACATCGATATCACGGGTCTTGCCGTTGGCGTCCAGCACCTGGACGATATGCCTGGAACCTTTGGGCAGCAGCGCCGCGTTCGGCACCAGCAAGACGCCGTCTTTCTCCGCCGTAATAATGCTCAAGTTGGCCGTCATGCCCACCTTGACGCGCGCGCTGCCGTCGGCGAAGATCACGCGCACGGCATAGGTTACCACGCCATTGGAAACGTCAGAGGCGGGCGCGATATATGAGATCCGGCCCCGCTCGATCCAGCCGGCCAGCGAATCGATAGTCAGGTCGACCGGCATCCCGGTTTGCACTTTGACCACGTCGTTCTCGCTCAGCTTGAGCTTGACGTGCAGTTGGCTGCGATCCATCAGTCGGACCGCCGCGACGGCCCCCGTGGCACTGCTGCCTTGTGTGATGTTGATGACGGTGACGATGCCGCCGAACGGCGCAATGAGCTGCGTGTTACGCAGGCGCACCTGAGCCTGCTGCACCGCGATCTTCGCCTGCTCAAGTTGCGCCTGGGCGGCCTGCCCATCCTGCGTCGTGGGGCTAGACTGCAACTTGAGCAGGTTGGCTTTCGCCGATGCAACGGACGACGCGGCGCTGCGCACGGCGCTATCGTTGATGCCGGCGGCGGTAATTGTGTAGTTGGCCTGCGCCGATTCGTAATCGACCTGGGCCTGCTGGCGCGCCGCGCCCACCAGGGTCAGGTCGGTCTTGCCGTCGGAGACCGCCGTGTCATAGTCGGCTTTCGCCTTCTGGAGCGCAATCGCGGCCTTGTCCAGGCTGGCACGGGCGACCTGCAACTGCGAGTCGTTGACGCCGGCCTTGCGCACGGCGGCCTCGTAACCAGCCTGTGCCGAATCGAGTCCGGCCTGAGCGGCGGCGAGGTCGTAGTCGGTTGCGCCGGCCTTGACCTGGTCGTAGCGCGCCTGCTGCAGGTTGAGCGCCGCCTGCGCGTTTGCCAGCGCCAGTTGCAGTTCCGACATGTCCAATTCGGCCAGCACCTGCCCGGCTTTCACCGTATCGCCGGCCTCGACCATCACGCTCTTCACAATGCCGGTGCCCTGGAACACCAGATCAGTCGTCTGCTCGGCAGAGACGGTGCCGTTGCCGTCCACGCTGCCGATGATCTTTCCGCGCGAAACGGCAACCGTTGCGGGTCCCTGCGCCTGGGCGTTTGCGCGACCGGGCGGATTGCTGATCACCAGCGCCGTGGCGATCATCAACACAATCACGATTATCCCGGCCAGCAAACCGCGATTGATACGCGGACCTTTGGAGCGGGCGGGGGGTTGGTTGCTGGGCATGCTGCGTCCTTTCTACTTCACCCAGATGGGATCGTAGTCGTTATGGGTATTCTGACTGATATTGCGGGCACGGCTGCCATCGAGATTCATCAGCCAAAGTTGCTTGCGGACGGCGCTCTCGCGATTGGACCAGAAGACGATTTGCGAGCCGTCGGGCGAGAAACTGGGGTGCTTGTCCCACGCTTTGTCGTTGTCGGTCAGGCGCGAGTTCTCGTTGGCCAGCATGTCGTGCAGGTAGATTTCATCGTTGCCGTCGGACGTGCTGACCCACGCGATGTGGCGCGAGTCGGGCGACCAGACGGGCGCATAGTCCATGCCGGGGAAGCCCGGCGCCTCGCCGGTCACGAGCGTTTCGTAGGCGTTGCGGTTGTTGTGCGACCAGATCTGCTGGTCGGCCGGCGCGCGCAGACTGCCGCCCACGTTCTTCACATAGAGGAACATCTGGCCGTCCGGTGACGTAATCTCGCGCTTGACCATGGCTTCCAGCACATCGGAGCAGTCGCAGGGGCGCTGGCCTGTCCCGTCGGAGTTCATCACGTACAACTGGATGTAGCCGCCGGAGCGATCCGTGCGGAATAGAATCTTGCCGCGCAGCGATTCTAGTGTCTCCGCCGTTTTCTGTTCGGGCGTTGACGCCGGCAGTGACGCAGCGGTCGGGTGCGGAACCGGCGTTGTGGTCGACCGAATGGCCGGCGGAAGCGCCGTCGGGAAGACGATTGTGGGCAGCGGCAACGCCGTGGCCGCCGCGGACGACTTCTGCGGAAGCACCGTTGGGGCCGCCGCCGAGGCGCTGACGCGGCTTGTCGGGCTTGACACCGGAGGCGTCGCTGCCGCGCCTTGCCCCGCGTCAGTTGGCGTCTGCGCGGCATCGCACGCGGCCAGAAGCAGTAGGGCAACAATGCCCATTATCAGTGGTTGCGAACGAGTACGCATGCATTTCCTCTTCGAGGCCGAAACAAGTGCGGCTTCATCCAATCGACATCTAGGCGCATGGCCGAGGGCAGGCCACATCATAAATACGCCGAATGCCCTGATAAGTTACGGTCGCTTGCGTTTGGCGCATTGGTTCCCGGCGTTAAATGAACGGCGCACGCCACGTGCCGAATCCGGTCGGGAATTGACGAGCACATCGACCAGTGTACGCCAAAAGCCGTCTGTCGTCATCCGACGGGACGGCTATTCTCGGTCGCCATATCGGATGAGGGACGGTCACCCATTTGGGTGATTGCTGGCCTGCCAAATGACGATGGGCACGGCCGAACGGGCGTGATATAATTTGGTGAATATGAACGCGCATGAACAGGCCGACCGTGACAATCAACTGGCCGTCGATGAGGCGAATCGGCGCGGCCAACTGGTGCTGAATACACTGCCAATTGTCGGCATACCGGTCGTCGTCGCAATCATCATGTTCATCGTCCTGCGAATCGCCCTGGGCGAGAGCATGCAGCCGCTGCCCGACCAGCGCCCGCTACCGTTTTCGCCGTTCATTCCCATCATCGTCGTCACGGTCTTTTTCAGTTCACTCATCATTCTGGTGCGCCTGGGGCGCCCGACGGTTTCCGCGCTGCTGCTGATCGGCGCATGGACGCTGGTCACCACCCTGACGGCCCTGCAATACGGCGTCACATCGATCTTCCCGGCGCTGCTCATCATGCCGATTTGCGCCGCCGGGCTGCTGATCGATGCGGTGGCCAGCGTCAGCCTGGCGCTGTTGGCGACTCTCTTCGTGGGGGTGCTGGCATGGCTCGAAGCGCAAGGTCTGCGCGTTGGGTCGCCGGACATGCCGCCCATATTTGCGCAGAACCCATCGCTGGTGTCCACGGCGTTCTGGATCGTGATATTCTGGTCGGTGGCCGCACTTACGTCGCAGTTAGCGGGTGGTCTGCAGCGCGCGCTGAACCACAGCCGGAAGCAGGCGCATGCGTTGAGCGAACTCAGCGCGCAGCTCGAGGAGCGTGTGCGGTCGCAGACGGCGAAACTGCTGGCGCAGGAGCGCGAAGCCGCCGTGCTGGAGGAGCGTCAACGCGTCGCGCGCGATATTCACGATACGCTAGCGCAGGGGCTGACGGGCGTCGTGGTTCAACTGGGAGCGGCGGAGCGCGCGCTGGACGTCGAGCCATCGGAGGCGCAGCCGCACGTCGTGCTTGCACGCCGCCTGGCGCGCGAGTCTCTGGCCGAGGCACGCCGCTCGATCTGGAACCTGAGAAATCCGGCGCTACAGCGCGGGGAACTGGGCGACGCGCTGCGCGGTCTGGCCGAGCGTGCGAGCCGGCCCGGGCTCAGCGTGCGGTATGCACAGCAGGGCGAGGTGTGGCCGCTTCTGCCTGACGCCGAATCGGCGTTGCTCCGGATTGCGCAGGAGGCGCTGGTCAATGTCTCCAAGCATGCAGGCGCGACGCATGTTGAAGTGAACCTTGCGTATGCCGGAAGACAGGTTCAGCTCGCGATCATTGACAACGGCAAAGGCTTTGATCCCCGCGCGCTGTCCGACAGGCCGTCGGGGCCGGAGAGCGGCTTTGGCTTGCTCGGCATGCGTGAGCGGTTGGCGGCGCTGGGCGGCACGCTGCAATTGGGCAGCGACGGCGGCGCGCAGGTGCTTGCGACGGTCCCGCATCCAGATCCCGTGCGCGGGAGCGCGCAGCCCGGCGCGTTGGATACAGAATCCGGGGTAGACGCATGATTCGGCTAGTCGTAGTCGACGACCACCCAGTTGTGCGGCACGGCATTGTGGCGATGCTGCACTACGAACGGGACATGCTGGTCGTGGGCGATGCGGCCGACGGCGAGGCCGCTGTGCGTATCATTCTGGAGGAGCGACCGGACGTGGTGCTGCTCGATCTGCGGCTGCCGCTGTTAAGCGGGATCGAGGTCATGCGGCAGGTTCACGCGCAGTTGCCTCAGGTGCGCTTCCTCGTCCTGACCACCTACGATACGGACGAATATATCGTGCCTGCTCTGAATGCGGGCGCGCAGGGGTACTTGCTGAAAGACGCCACGCCAGACGAACTGGCTCAGGGTGTACGCGCATTGATGAAAGGCGGCGCGCCGCTGGAGGCGGGCGTCGCCGCGAAGCTGCTGGAAAGCATGTCCG
It encodes the following:
- a CDS encoding ABC transporter ATP-binding protein, which encodes MIAVTELTKTYHMGSVEVPALRGVSFEIARGEFVAIMGPSGSGKSTLMNLLGCLDTPTSGSFMLDGEEVAQLDGNALSSVRARKLGFVFQQYNLLPRQSAAQNVEMPLIYRGVPRRERRERARTALEIVGMAERVDHRPSELSGGQQQRVAIARALSGSPAVVLADEPTGALDTTTSAEIMTILQRLNREQGLTIVMVTHEADIAAYARRVLTMRDGRLVGDRQQAMHIAVAA
- a CDS encoding efflux RND transporter periplasmic adaptor subunit; its protein translation is MPSNQPPARSKGPRINRGLLAGIIVIVLMIATALVISNPPGRANAQAQGPATVAVSRGKIIGSVDGNGTVSAEQTTDLVFQGTGIVKSVMVEAGDTVKAGQVLAELDMSELQLALANAQAALNLQQARYDQVKAGATDYDLAAAQAGLDSAQAGYEAAVRKAGVNDSQLQVARASLDKAAIALQKAKADYDTAVSDGKTDLTLVGAARQQAQVDYESAQANYTITAAGINDSAVRSAASSVASAKANLLKLQSSPTTQDGQAAQAQLEQAKIAVQQAQVRLRNTQLIAPFGGIVTVINITQGSSATGAVAAVRLMDRSQLHVKLKLSENDVVKVQTGMPVDLTIDSLAGWIERGRISYIAPASDVSNGVVTYAVRVIFADGSARVKVGMTANLSIITAEKDGVLLVPNAALLPKGSRHIVQVLDANGKTRDIDVETGISDGAHTEIISGLSEGMRILALPGNVTRPASPFGGG
- a CDS encoding PD40 domain-containing protein encodes the protein MRTRSQPLIMGIVALLLLAACDAAQTPTDAGQGAAATPPVSSPTSRVSASAAAPTVLPQKSSAAATALPLPTIVFPTALPPAIRSTTTPVPHPTAASLPASTPEQKTAETLESLRGKILFRTDRSGGYIQLYVMNSDGTGQRPCDCSDVLEAMVKREITSPDGQMFLYVKNVGGSLRAPADQQIWSHNNRNAYETLVTGEAPGFPGMDYAPVWSPDSRHIAWVSTSDGNDEIYLHDMLANENSRLTDNDKAWDKHPSFSPDGSQIVFWSNRESAVRKQLWLMNLDGSRARNISQNTHNDYDPIWVK
- a CDS encoding sensor histidine kinase, producing the protein MNAHEQADRDNQLAVDEANRRGQLVLNTLPIVGIPVVVAIIMFIVLRIALGESMQPLPDQRPLPFSPFIPIIVVTVFFSSLIILVRLGRPTVSALLLIGAWTLVTTLTALQYGVTSIFPALLIMPICAAGLLIDAVASVSLALLATLFVGVLAWLEAQGLRVGSPDMPPIFAQNPSLVSTAFWIVIFWSVAALTSQLAGGLQRALNHSRKQAHALSELSAQLEERVRSQTAKLLAQEREAAVLEERQRVARDIHDTLAQGLTGVVVQLGAAERALDVEPSEAQPHVVLARRLARESLAEARRSIWNLRNPALQRGELGDALRGLAERASRPGLSVRYAQQGEVWPLLPDAESALLRIAQEALVNVSKHAGATHVEVNLAYAGRQVQLAIIDNGKGFDPRALSDRPSGPESGFGLLGMRERLAALGGTLQLGSDGGAQVLATVPHPDPVRGSAQPGALDTESGVDA
- a CDS encoding response regulator transcription factor; translated protein: MIRLVVVDDHPVVRHGIVAMLHYERDMLVVGDAADGEAAVRIILEERPDVVLLDLRLPLLSGIEVMRQVHAQLPQVRFLVLTTYDTDEYIVPALNAGAQGYLLKDATPDELAQGVRALMKGGAPLEAGVAAKLLESMSDARGEDDLSGRELDVLRELVTGAGNKAIATKLNLSENTVKSHLSSIFSKLDVQSRAEAVTVALKKGLVSLDR